In Malassezia japonica chromosome 2, complete sequence, one DNA window encodes the following:
- a CDS encoding uncharacterized protein (COG:S; EggNog:ENOG503P5X5) yields the protein MHAPPVHGNFRRYYGMRSARAAQAASVDRMDERVAALLKWYNSQRGDVRAPERVLDVGCNAAKPLIELCQHADPPLERAVGVDIDPVLVSDAKAAVRAAWSQMQPDVPGSQEGAADYFPACFATHLGPLALPPGPARGFPKCIALYEADWVTHDCAPLAHEDALGYDLILCFSLTKWIHLNQGDGGLVRFLHRLCACLRPGGILALEVQPWRSYDQARSVSRDLRQAYAALRLYPDDMEYVLGVFGLIPLGPVAVGTGYGFRRPVLLYQQPAPAPTLLPPPHPGSLGWPWAPRNPKIS from the exons ATGCACGCACCACCGGTGCATGGCAACTTTCGGCGGTACTATGGtatgcgcagcgcgcgcgcggcgcaggccgcgtcCGTAGATCGTATGGATGAGCGggttgcggcgctgctaAAGTGGTATAATTCGCAGAGGGGAGATGTgcgcgcgcccgagcgtGTTCTCGACGTAGGGTGCAATGCCGCCAAACCGCTCATTGAGCTGTgccagcacgccgacccgccgctggagcgcgcggtggGCGTCGATATTGACCCGGTGCTGGTCAGCGATGCAAaggcggcggtgcgtgcggcaTGGTCGCAGATGCAGCCCGACGTGCCTGGAAGCCAAGagggcgccgccgactACTTTCCGGCGTGCTTCGCGACGCACCTGGGCCCCCTCGCCCTTCCTCCTGGGCCTGCGCGCGGATTTCCGAAATGCATCGCGCTCTACGAGGCAGACTGGGTCACACACGActgtgcgccgctcgcacatgaggatgcgctcggctACGACCTGATTCTATG CTTCTCCCTCACCAAGTGGATCCACCTGAACCAAGGCGACGGGGGACTGGTCCGCTTCTTGCACCGCCTATGCGCGTGCCTGCGCCCTGGCGGCATCCTCGCCCTCGAAGTGCAGCCATGGCGCTCATACGACCAGGCACGCTCCGTGTCACGCGACCTTCGCCAGGCGTATGCGGCCCTGCGACTGTACCCCGATGACATGGAATATGTCCTGGGGGTCTTTGGACTGATACCCTTGGGACCCGTCGCGGTCGGGACTGGTTACG GTTTCCGGCGCCCGGTCCTCCTCTACCAGCagccagcgccggcgccgacgctcctGCCGCCTCCACATCCAGGGTCGCTCGGCTGGCCGTGGGCACCGCGCAACCCCAAGATTTCCTAA
- a CDS encoding uncharacterized protein (CAZy:AA3; COG:E; EggNog:ENOG503NUKJ), protein MDPKQLVVDTSRDYASELWNDGQKQALRTIGDTIIAPLTPEENAKFCAELPDSLDDLQRRRAELYATTKFSDYPDMVNWVAMHVKIALTQQMQFRISALLYVLSTRAGCLPLFGRLGPVWEIPREEREKVLMSWQTSRLKLLRQGGVGLNGLINIAFYRGCEAAEEAMGYPTLETTDWKTPPSSQQEEVVEEHYPYRFLNEKLPATPTDTPLEHETDVLIIGSGAGGGVVASYLAQRGLRVMVIDKGMYVPLNEMQPSERFGMEQMHDRLGLVPTADGSLYILAGAGFGGGTTINWSATLKPRYFLRNAWATKFGVPYFATNHFTDDLEACIDRMGASADHIQHNRANSLLALGAARGGQPVNAVPQNTGGHTHYCGKCYLGCTCGHKMGGVQTWLKDAAQNGAEFYTHCNVERILMDNGRATGAYAKVNGQRVVISAKKAVVVSSGSIQTPALLLRTPELRANKQIGQHLHLHPVAFVHGYYDFPVEPWEGGMLTTVSNAAELVNAQGWGAKVEVVASLPSLYNALAPFKTALEHKRRAMRYRHSFTLLVLVRDRDGGKVTIDNEGNPEVHYEISSFDQKSMLEGVLRATEIHMNAGAREIATSQNKLRSFVTPEPAPAPPTTSNLIRGSYPFDKMPPQGDITHPDFMQWQSEIRKFGFAPLQAMVGSAHQMSSCRMGADPKTSALDPLGRVRGATNLWVADGSALPEASGVNPMLTIMATSRGIARNLAQELGVEPKSPPPPLRLPAHL, encoded by the coding sequence ATGGACCCGAAGCAGCTGGTTGTAGACACCTCCCGCGACTACGCGAGCGAGCTTTGGAACGACGGCCAGAAGCAGGCACTGCGTACGATCGGCGACACGATCATCGCACCGCTGACGCCGGAGGAGAATGCCAAGTTCTGTGCCGAGCTCCCGgactcgctcgacgacctgcagcgccggcgtgccgagctctaTGCCACGACCAAGTTTTCCGACTACCCCGATATGGTGAACTGGGTCGCGATGCACGTCAAGAtcgcgctcacgcagcagATGCAGTTCCGCATCAGTGCGCTGCTCTACGTGCTGAGCACGCGTGCCGGCTGTCTCCCCCTCTTTGGCCGTCTCGGCCCCGTGTGGGAGATtccgcgcgaggagcgcgaaaAGGTGCTGATGTCCTGGCAGACGTCGCGCCTCAAGTTGCTGCGCCAGGGAGGTGTCGGCCTCAACGGCCTCATTAACATTGCCTTTTACCGCGGCTGCGAGGCCGCCGAAGAGGCTATGGGATACCCCACGCTGGAAACGACGGACTGGAAGACCCCCCCGAGTTCCCAGCAAGAggaggtcgtcgaggagcacTACCCCTACCGCTTCCTCAACGAGAAGCtgcccgcgacgccgaccgacACCCCGCTTGAGCACGAGACCGACGTGCTGATCATCGGCTCGGGTGCCGGTGGTGGTGTGGTCGCGAGctacctcgcgcagcgcggcttGCGCGTGATGGTGATCGACAAAGGCATGTACGTTCCCCTGAACGAGATGCAGCCGTCGGAGCGTTTCGGTATGGAGCAGATGCacgaccgcctcggccttgtgCCGACCGCCGACGGCTCGCTCTACATCTTGGCTGGTGCCGGCTTTGGTGGCGGTACGACGATCAActggtcggcgacgctcaAGCCCCGCTACTTCCTCCGCAACGCGTGGGCGACCAAGTTTGGCGTGCCGTACTTTGCGACGAACCACTTCAccgacgacctcgaggcgtgCATTGACCGCAtgggcgcaagcgccgacCATATCCAGCACAACCGTGCCAACTcgctcctggcgctcggcgcggcgcgcggcggccagcCGGTGAATGCCGTGCCGCAGAACACGGGCGGCCACACGCACTACTGCGGCAAGTGCTACCTGGGCTGTACGTGCGGCCACAAGAtgggcggcgtgcagaCCTGGCTCaaggacgccgcgcagaaTGGCGCCGAGTTTTACACGCACTGCAATGTCGAGCGTATTTTGATGGACAACGGccgcgcgaccggcgcctACGCCAAGGTCAACGGCCAGCGCGTGGTTATCAGTGCGAAGAAGGCGGTCGTGGTGAGTTCGGGTAGCATCCAGACCCCTGCGCTcctcctgcgcacgcccgagctgcgtgccaaCAAGCAGATCGGCCAGCACCTGCACCTGCACCCCGTCGCGTTCGTGCACGGCTACTACGACTTCCCGGTCGAGCCGTGGGAGGGCGGTATGCTGACCACCGTCTCGAacgctgccgagctcgtcaaCGCGCAGGGCTGGGGCGCCAaggtcgaggtcgtggCGTCGCTTCCCTCGCTGTAcaatgcgctcgcgccgttcaagacggcgctcgagcacaaGCGCCGTGCGATGCGCTACCGCCACTCGTTTACGCTCCTGGTCCTGGTCCGCGACCGCGACGGTGGCAAGGTCACGATCGACAACGAAGGCAACCCCGAGGTGCACTACGAGATCAGCTCCTTTGACCAAAAGTCGATGCTCGAGGGTGTCCTGCGTGCGACCGAGATCCACATGAATGCGGGTGCGCGCGAGATCGCCACGTCGCAGAACAAGCTGCGCTCGTTTGTAacgcccgagccggcgccggcgccacCCACGACCTCGAACCTGATCCGCGGCTCGTATCCCTTTGACAAGATGCCGCCCCAGGGCGATATTACGCACCCCGACTTTATGCAGTGGCAGAGCGAGATCCGCAAGTTTGgctttgcgccgctccaGGCGATGGTCGGCTCCGCGCACCAGATGAGCTCGTGCCGCATGGGCGCAGACCCCAAGACGAGCGCGCTGGAcccgctcggccgcgtgcgcggcgcgacgaacCTGTGggtcgccgacggctcGGCGCTCCCCGAGGCGTCCGGCGTGAACCCCATGCTGACCATCAtggccacgtcgcgcggcatTGCGCGCAACCTTGCacaggagctcggcgtggagcCCAAGTCGCCCCCGCCCCCGCTCCGCCTCCCGGCGCACTTGTAG
- the PMT4 gene encoding dolichyl-phosphate-mannose--protein mannosyltransferase (BUSCO:EOG09260J53; TransMembrane:11 (i40-59o128-144i151-170o176-195i207-225o231-249i269-290o598-620i641-663o669-694i715-736o); COG:O; EggNog:ENOG503NV01; CAZy:GT39), producing MESSTLRRRHTAQQASMSLNVPYTEPPKPAKPPASLRRSWLVAPLLFVAALLVRVFQLASPAEVVFDEVHFGKFAAYYVTRRYFFDVHPPLAKLIVALGAWLAGFDGSFEFDSIGDAYAGTSVPFREMRAFTAVIGALQIPLVYEMMREVGAPLSTGVLCALLVMLDNAHVAQTRLILLDAPLVLFMLCSIYCYIRFYRMRYQEFSFAWWAWLCATGVCLALTVSCKLVGVFGFLTVGGAVIWDLWNLLDIRRGVPIRKFAKHFCARALFLIMVPIFVYLGWFWVHFAILTKTGPGDTFMSAEFQQTLRGNELLEHSIELHAFDSISLKHRGTNAFLHSHPERYPHKYDDGRISSDGQQVTGYPHEDSNNFWQIMPVGQVDDDDGFFNITRRLLRHKQHIRLLHVNSNSYLLAHDVAAPLMPTNEEITTFPAAELDADQEAKDNTVFELHIDGGIEGETTWHSRRSWTRLIHVPTRVAVWTYPSGELPEWGFRQLEVNGNKNALDRTAVWVVDDVKHDPKSPMFNLRSRPQPPRPLQTLPFFQKFAELQSTMLEQNAKLTQTHPYSSRPISWPFLVQGVSYWSTDKEKRQIFFIGNPFSWWGGIIGISMFLAVFLMDLVLRRRGIYQIPHAVRERYLRTTGFFAFAWACHYLPFFLMGRQLFLHHYLPAHILAVMVLGGMLDFFTSYSINYPLSRAGPALTPDRLRPTLRRNDKWAPALIAALMSAVAAALFVYIAPFTYGHRGLTPEQVAARKFGADWQLQFAK from the exons ATGGAGagcagcacgctgcgccggcggcatACCGCCCAGCAGGCGAGTATGTCGCTGAATGTGCCATATACGGAGCCACCGAAGCCCGCGAAGCCGCCCGCAAgtctgcggcgcagctggcTTGTGGCGCCGCTCCTGTttgtcgccgcgctgcttgtGCGTGTCTTCCAGCTCGCGAGTCCGGCCGAGGTCGTGTTTGACGAGGTGCACTTTGGCAAGTTTGCCGCGTACTATGTGACGCGTCGC TACTTTTTCGACGTGCACCCCCCCCTGGCCAAGCTGATTGTCGCTCTCGGCGCGTGGCTCGCCGGCTTTGACGGCAGCTTTGAGTTTGACTCGATCGGCGATGCGTACGCCGGCACGTCGGTGCCCTTCCGCGAGATGCGTGCGTTTACCGCTGTGATTGGCGCGCTTCAGATCCCTCTGGTGTACGAAATGAtgcgcgaggtcggcgcgccgctgtcgACCGGCGTGCTCTGTGCGTTGCTTGTGATGCTCGACaatgcgcacgtcgcgcagacGCGTCTCatcctgctcgacgcgccgctcgtgctctTTATGCTCTGCAGCATCTACTGCTACATCCGCTTCTACCGCATGCGCTACCAGGAGTTTTCGTTTGCGTGGTGGGCGTGGCTGTGTGCGACGGGCGTGTGCCTCGCGCTGACGGTCTCGTGCAAGCTGGTCGGCGTATTTGGTTTCCTGACggtgggcggcgcggtgatTTGGGATCTGTGGAACCTGCTGGAcatccgccgcggcgtgccgatcCGCAAGTTTGCCAAGCACTtttgcgcgcgtgcgctcttTCTCATCATGGTCCCCATCTTTGTGTACCTCGGGTGGTTCTGGGTGCACTTTGCGATCCTGACCAAGACCGGCCCGGGCGACACGTTCATGTCGGCGGAATTCCAGCAGACGCTGCGAGgcaacgagctgctggagcaTTCcatcgagctgcacgcCTTTGACTCGATCTCGCTCAAGCACCGCGGCACGAATGCCTTTTTGCACTCGCACCCCGAGCGTTATCCCCACAAGTACGACGACGGGCGCATCTCGAGCGACGGGCAGCAGGTCACCGGCTATCCCCACGAAGATAGCAACAACTTTTGGCAGATCATGCCGGTGGGCCAggtggacgacgacgacgggTTCTTTAACAtcacgcgccgcctcttGCGCCACAAGCAGCACATCCGCCTCTTACACGTCAACTCAAACTCGTacctgctcgcgcatgacgtcgcggcgccgctcatGCCGACGAACGAGGAGATCACGACGTTCcctgccgccgagctcgacgcggaccaAGAGGCGAAGGACAATACCGTGTTTGAGCTGCACATTGACGGCGGCATCGAAGGCGAGACGACGTGGCATAGCCGCCGCTCGTGGACGCGCCTGATCCACGTTccgacgcgcgtcgcagtGTGGACCTATCCCTCCGGCGAGCTGCCCGAGTGGGGCTTCCGGCAGCTCGAAGTGAACGGCAACAAGAACGCGCTCGACAGGACGGCCGTGTGGGTCGTGGACGACGTGAAGCACGACCCAAAGTCGCCCATGTTCAACCTGCGTTCGCGcccgcagccgccgcgcccgctgcagacgctgccCTTCTTCCAGAAgtttgccgagctgcagagcacgatgctcgagcagaACGCCAAGCTCACGCAGACGCACCCCTACTCGTCACGCCCCATCTCCTGGCCTTTTCTCGTGCAAGGCGTGTCGTACTGGTCGACGGACAAGGAGAAGCGCCAAATCTTTTTCATCGGCAATCCGTTCAGCTGGTGGGGTGGCATTATTGGCATCAGCATGTTCCTCGCCGTGTTCCTCATGGacctcgtgctgcgccgccgcggcatcTACCAAATTCCccacgcggtgcgcgagcgctaCCTGCGCACGACGGGCTTCTTTGCATTTGCATGGGCGTGCCACTATCTGCCCTTCTTTCTGATGGGCCGCCAGCTCTTTTTGCACCACTACCTCCCCGCGCACATCCTCGCGGTGATGGTGCTCGGAGGGATGCTCGACTTCTTTACGTCCTACTCGATCAATTACCCTCTGAGCCGCGCCGGTCCTGCGCTCACGCCTGACCGCCTGCGGcccacgctgcgccgcaacgACAAgtgggcgccggcgctgaTTGCCGCTCTCATGTCGGCGGTCGCTGCCGCACTATTTGTGTACATTGCGCCCTTTACCTACGGCCACCGCGGCTTGACGCCGGAACAGGTAGCCGCACGCAAGTTTGGCGCGGATTGGCAGCTGCAGTTTGCTAAATAG
- a CDS encoding aldose 1-epimerase (COG:G; EggNog:ENOG503P5N5), translating to MELASADGRVVVQVLPYGLTVHAIRVHHDGDWHDVLAGPEDPADHARYGRRFFGQVVGRYANRLPAGTSEAGGVRVDLAEWGGEGVSHHGGPPAVARDGIEQTGPLDTVTWTVLEHAQLFGDEAHDACATFGIESPAGDQGYPGRLRIEARIAVDGGDVPSVRVAYRAKLMDACAATPLNLTQHWGFNLDASSAASKGAGVGAHVLQMQTPLRRLVLDARGVPTGELRAVEAEHDWTRGKRIADAMPDGGYDDFYVWGRPGSGPVVRLAAPSGIALDFSTNQAGVQLYTANSVSDPAPVRKAVHGGLYDGVRCAAFLEFSAPHATFLRPPLHGAAAGDTILHAGEVYEHWVNIAIQLNEKGA from the exons ATGGAGCTCGCCAGCGCGGACGGGCGCGTGGTGGTCCAAGTGCTGCCGTACGGGCTGACTGTGCACGCGATTCGCGTGCACCACGACGGGGACTGGCACGATGTGCTTGCAGGTCCTGAGGATCCCGCTGACCATGCCAGGTACGGGCGCCGGTTCTTTGGACAGGTCGTCGGCAGGTACGCCAACCGCCTGCCGGCGGGCACGAGTGAAGCGGGCGGCGTCCGTGTCGACCTGGCCGAGTGGG GTGGCGAGGGCGTCAGCCACCACGGTGGTCCGCCCGCTGTGGCTCGTGACGGGATCGAGCAGACGGGGCCGCTGGATACGGTTACGTGGaccgtgctcgagcatgcgcagctCTTTGGCGACGAGGCCCACGATGCGTGTGCGACGTTTGGCATCGAGTCGCCCGCGGGCGATCAGGGCTACCccggccgcctgcgcatcgaggcACGCATTgcggtcgacggcggcgacgtgccgagcgtgcgtgtCGCATACCGAGCCAAGCTCATggacgcgtgcgcggcgacaCCGCTGAACCTCACGCAGCACTGGGGCTTTAATTtggacgcgtcgagcgcagcatcCAAAGGAGCAGGCGTTGGCGCGCACGTACTCCAAATGcagacgccgctgcgccgcctcgtgctcgatgcgcgcggcgtgccgaccggcgagctgcgtgcggtcgaggcggagcaTGACTGGACGCGAGGCAAGCGCATTGCAGACGCCATGCCTGACGGGGGATACGACGACTTTTATGTGTGGGGCCGACCTGGCAGTGGAccggtcgtgcgcctcgctgcgccgtcgggTATTGCGCTCGACTTTTCTACGAACCAGGCAGGTGTGCAGCTGTATACGGCCAACAGTGTATCTGATCCTGCGCCGGTACGCAAGGCCGTGCACGGCGGATTGTACGATGGCGTACGCTGTGCGGCCTTCCTCGAGTTTagcgcgccgcatgcgACGTTCCTGCGCCCCCCGCTGCATGGTGCCGCCGCAGGCGATACAATACTACATGCTGGTGAGGTGTACGAGCACTGGGTCAATATTGCGATCCAGCTGAATGAAAAAGGAGCATAG
- a CDS encoding uncharacterized protein (EggNog:ENOG503P5TG; TransMembrane:1 (n6-17c25/26o852-875i); SECRETED:SignalP(1-25); COG:S): MIAPKFLSLATFIAVAVHISGLATAHSEQVNPLASLGNADPLSMLMNSIQSQKSQTDADPENPLASMMSSVVPIAAPPPDMSIYHTVPPRPRWGAAAAFVPSANAVVISGGQTDTHSTLTNETWVLDMSGLQDLQRSIAASQVTPWLKVQRSNHSESVPPLAYASAAVSSNLCPGGSQDTFYVVGGKTEYCKTDLAPIYSYSLDLVNSTLYGTWRSMKGKGQVARRTHAKAVMPPRGLGNDRSKSMIVLGGENWDEVCHDATPPAKTREPTMDVWSLPEPYGETCRGTLQSSNPLLKHNATAHQLQFRERLASVPLSDYAAVALPEHLVNQTTRQFSEPVMFLGGRDYKNRLVSFHKPWVLDTATGRWERWVTAGDVPPPRVGHTAVHLSDGTVMVYGGYKQNSAQGVSNEPTDETFLLNPNVTPAHWSRVKYAPRPANGPEPSARAFHSATVVEDVMVVAFGQQYKSTAYGLEKRGGTNVNASEPLVMYLETRPTAMQWRWTDKLSAVVAGRVTASFLGVEMGEQAGNDANGDASAPGQGSFGNSGSVGAVSIDGSRTGSHGEQGAAGEAGGTGAVPNTDGSNGQQVQGGNGASGSHGSHGAADSADGAKGAGAQGGHGSQAEHGSQGAHGSQGGAHGAGSSDANGSHGASGSNASHSSQGNGSNSGSGSGSDSDSGSGSGKGSDSNSGSGKGSGKGSDSGSGSGSGKGSNGSGSGPTPSHAPPTTTSFPDMIPVSGTPAQVTGFAGAPGAGSGSSAAPSKGKNGKGKSSGSEGTSATKGPEADGGWSPPSGSTTPISDPTTAAPSPTGAAGQSSSGDASPTGAADKNGKDDKNGDHNGHNNGESTARTGAIAGGVIGAAALAVGAVIGGLYAYRKRRESQQITMLRSNGVVPKDRRDDPEFGSAPPVSSLWLQQPMNSAGAEAEPYGRRSNMSGYSMQGHAGTPLSASPVGGRSMATDASRHTVRGPRDTHPHVPSSLAAGGAAAGLGAAAAGGYAAHEYYSPQNQREGRTDSNGSHCSYPYLSGMHRASPEDSNQGLDHDAPTDVSTSVDTHGDSDSLYSNSVDGKTVIHGEEQGMRTAPSFRFPETRAQSPKPMSYPIPRRDQQSSTLRVMN; the protein is encoded by the coding sequence ATGATCGCCCCCAAGTTCCTTTCGCTTGCGACCTTTATCGCGGTCGCGGTGCATATCTCTGGTCTCGCGACCGCACACTCGGAGCAGGTTAACCCCCTTGCATCCCTCGGCAATGCCGACCCTCTTTCCATGCTGATGAACAGCATCCAGTCGCAGAAGTCGCAGACGGATGCGGACCCCGAGAACCCCCTCGCGTCGATGATGAGCAGCGTTGTGCCGATCGCTGCCCCGCCTCCGGACATGTCGATCTACCACACTGTGCCTCCTCGCCCGCGCTGGGGTGCGGCAGCGGCCTTTGTCCCTTCCGCGAACGCCGTGGTGATCAGCGGTGGCCAGACCGACACGCACTCGACGCTGACCAACGAGACGTGGGTGCTCGACATGAGCGGCCTCCAGGACTTGCAGCGCTCGATCGCTGCGTCCCAGGTCACCCCCTGGCTCAAGGTCCAGCGCTCGAACCACAGCGAGTCGGtcccgccgctcgcgtacgcctcggcggccgttTCGTCGAACCTGTGCCCCGGTGGTTCGCAGGACACCTTTTACGTCGTGGGTGGTAAGACGGAGTACTGCAAGACGGATCTTGCGCCGATCTACTCCTACTCCCTCGACCTGGTGAACTCGACCCTCTACGGCACATGGCGCTCGATGAAGGGCAAGGGCCAAGTcgcccgccgcacgcacgccaAGGCCGTCATGCCGCCGCGTGGCCTCGGCAACGACCGCTCGAAGTCGATgatcgtgctcggcggtgaGAACTGGGACGAAGTGTGCCACGATGCCACGCCCCCGGCCAAGACCCGCGAGCCGACCATGGACGTCTGGTCGCTGCCGGAGCCGTACGGCGAGAcgtgccgcggcacgctgcagtCCTCGAACCCGCTCTTGAAGCACAACGCGACTGCGCACCAGCTGCAGttccgcgagcgcctcgcctcGGTGCCGCTCTCTGACTACGCCGCCGTGGCACTTCCCGAGCACCTCGTGAACCAGACCACGCGCCAGTTCTCGGAGCCGGTCATGTTCCTTGGTGGCCGCGACTACAAGAACCGTCTCGTCTCGTTCCACAAGCCTTGGGTGCTTGACACGGCCACCGGCCGCTGGGAACGTTGGGTGACGGCCGGCGATGTGCCCCCGCCGCGTGTGGGCCACACCGCCGTGCACCTCTCCGACGGTACCGTGATGGTGTACGGTGGCTACAAGCAGAACAGCGCTCAGGGCGTGAGCAACGAGCCCACCGACGAGACCTTCCTGCTGAACCCGAACGTGACGCCGGCACACTGGTCGCGCGTCAAGTACGCCCCGCGCCCCGCCAACGGCcccgagccgagcgcccgTGCGTTCCACTCGGCGACTgtcgtcgaggacgtgATGGTCGTCGCCTTCGGTCAGCAGTACAAGAGCACCGCGTACGGTTTGGAgaagcgcggcggcaccaACGTCAACGCCTCGGAGCCTCTGGTCATGTacctcgagacgcgcccgacggcgATGCAGTGGCGCTGGACCGACAAGCTGAGCGCTGTTGTTGCCGGCCGTGTCACGGCGAGCTTCCTGGGCGTCGAAATGGGCGAGCAGGCTGGTAACGACGCCAACGGCGACGCCTCGGCCCCTGGCCAGGGCTCGTTCGGCAacagcggcagcgtcggcgcggtgtCTATCGATGGTtcgcgcaccggctcgcATGGCGAGCAGGGTGCCGCTGGCGAGGccggcggcaccggcgcggtgccCAACACCGATGGCTCCAACGGCCAGCAGGTGCAGGGCGGCAACGGCGCGAGTGGCTCGCACGGCAgccacggcgctgcggacAGTGCGGACGGCGCGAAGGGCGCGGGTGCGCAGGGCGGGCACGGCtcgcaggccgagcacggcTCGCAGGGCGCTCACGGCTCGCAGGGCGGCGCTCACGGCGCCGGCTCGAGCGATGCTAACGGCTCCCACGGCGCCAGCGGCTCCAACGCTTCGCACAGTTCGCAGGGCAATGGCTCCAACTCGGGCAGCGGCTCCGGCTCGGACTCTGACTCGGGCTCTGGCTCGGGCAAGGGCTCGGACTCGAACTCTGGCTCGGGCAAGGGCTCGGGCAAGGGCTCGGACTCTGGCTCGGGCTCTGGCTCGGGCAAGGGCAGCAACGGTTCGGGCAGCGGCCCTACGCCGTCGCACGCTCccccgacgacgacgtccTTCCCCGACATGATCCCCGTTTCGGGCACGCCTGCCCAGGTCACTGGCTTTgcaggcgcgcccggcgccggctcgggctcctcTGCGGCGCCCAGCAAGGGCAAGAACGGCAAGGGCAAGAGCAGCGGCAGTGAGGGCACTTCGGCGACCAAGGGTcccgaggccgacggcggctggtcgccgccgagcggctcgaCGACCCCGATCTCGGACCCCACGACGGCTGCTCCCTCGCCTACCGGTGCTGCCGGCCagtcgagctcgggcgacgcgtcgccgacgggTGCTGCGGACAAGAACGGCAAGGACGACAAGAACGGTGACCACAATGGCCATAACAACGGCGAgtcgacggcgcgtacCGGTGCGATTGCCGGTGGTGTGATTGGTGCTGCTGCCCTTGCGGTCGGTGCGGTGATCGGTGGCCTGTACGCCtaccgcaagcgccgcgagtcGCAGCAGATCACCATGCTCCGCTCCAACGGTGTTGTGCCCAaggaccgccgcgacgacccCGAGTTCGGCTCGGCGCCCCCGGTCTCTTCTCTCTGGCTCCAGCAGCCGATGAATAGCGCGGGCGCTGAGGCGGAGCCTTACGGCCGTCGCTCGAACATGTCGGGCTACTCGATGCAGGGCCacgccggcacgccgctctcggcctcgccggtcggcggccgctcgaTGGCGACGGACGCCTCGCGCCACACCGTCCGCGGTCCTCGTGACACGCACCCGCACGTCCCGTCGAgcctcgcggccggcggcgcggctgccggtctcggcgcggcggcggcgggcggctacgctgcgcacgaaTACTACTCACCGCAGAACCAGCGCGAGGGACGCACGGACTCGAACGGCTCGCACTGCTCGTACCCTTACCTGAGTGGCATGCACCGCGCCAGCCCCGAGGACTCGAACCAGGGTCTGGaccacgacgcgccgacggaCGTCTCGACGTCCGTCGACACGCACGGTGACTCGGACTCGCTGTACAGCAACTCGGTGGACGGCAAGACGGTCATCCACGGTGAGGAGCAGGGCATGCGCACTGCGCCGTCGTTCCGCTTCCCGgagacgcgcgcgcagtCGCCCAAGCCGATGTCGTACCCGATTCCTCGTCGCGACCAGCAGTCGTCGACGCTTCGCGTGATGAACTAA
- a CDS encoding uncharacterized protein (EggNog:ENOG503P6IK; COG:S) yields the protein MPDLLRAAPLARERLPAVESSAWTPFLAECVQDAFAHARDASNVAKRIRTSGAEKVACGASPSLEHGRLARAQWHTRASTHNVPYEKFAKGLLEEHTVQEQQYIESLEKVTCLEALQPNVGIWHNAYKLPPLTADRDFVELVFAIPLPPHPEPFSAAHEQASLEAALWMHGPPAAPRPGELRSFLVLSQPIAHAREKGYVRAYYASVEAVRERAPSETEWIMTVQTDSSGWVPLFLQELMMPSKIAEDVPSFLAYAERL from the exons ATGCCCGACCTGCTGCGGGCCGCGCCactggcgcgcgagcggctgcCGGCCGTGGAATCTAGTGCCTGGACCCCTTTCTTGGCGGAGTGTGTCCAGGATGCATTTGCCCATGCGCGTGACGCATCCAACGTAGCCAAGCGCATACGCACAAGTGGAGCGGAGAAAgtcgcgtgcggcgcgtcgccctcgctGGAGCACGGACGGCTGGCCAGGGCGCAGTGGCACACGCGCGCATCCACGCACAACGTGCCGTACGAAAAGTTTGCAAAGGGGCTCCTCGAGGAACACACGGTGCAGGAGCAGCAGTAcatcgagtcgctcgaAAAGGTAACGtgtctcgaggcgctgcagcccAACGTCGGGATCTGGCACAATGCGTACAAGCTCCCCCCGCTGACCGCGGACCGCGACtttgtcgagctcgtcttTGCGATCCCTCTGCCGCCACACCCCGAGCCGTTTTCAGCGGCACACGAGcaggcgtcgctcgaggccgcctTGTGGATGCATGGaccgcccgcggcgccccggcccggcgagctgcgctcgTTCCTCGTGCTGAGCCAGCCgatcgcgcacgcgcgcgagaaGGGGTACGTGCGTGCGTACTATGCCAgtgtcgaggcggtgcgtgAGCGTGCCCCGTCCGAGACCGAGTGGAT CATGACGGTCCAAACCGATTCCTCGGGCTGGGTCCCGCTTTTTCTGCAAGAG CTCATGATGCCTTCCAAGATTGCCGAGGATGTGCCTAGTTTCCTAGCCTATGCCGAGCGTCTGTAG